Within the Halopelagius inordinatus genome, the region TTCGAGAGGGAGTGGCCGTTCGCGTTCACGTCTCGGTTCCACGGCTTTCCTTCTTTGCCGCCGCCCGTCTCACCCTCTGTCGTCTCCTCCGCGGCGGCCGCGTTGCCTGCGAGTGCGGAGACGCTTCCGACGCCGAGAAGCGCCATCGCCGTCCGGCGGGTGTACGTCAGAGCGGTTTCCGTGCGCTGTTCGTCACCGTCGCTGTGTGAACTGGACTCGCTCACGCACCGACTATCACAATCGTTCGTTAAATAAATTGCCTCCGCTCTGAACTTCGAGAGTCGGACGCATCGCCTGCCGCGGAGACGAGAGAGGGCGGTTCTCGGTTACTCCGGCGGACTGTCCCACTCCTCGCCGTCGTCCTGCGGGTTGTATCCGATTCGGGCGCGGGCGTGTTCCAGGTCGTACCACCGGCGTCGGTTGTCGCTCACACCGCTGAAGATGCCGAACTCCACGTCGTCGTCCTGCAGACAGCAGTCTATCTGGTGCGCGAAGTCGCGGCGGGACTGCCACATCGCCTTCATCCGGGCGACAGTCTCCTCGTACTCGTCGCTCCCGCGTTCCATCTCGCCCTCGTCGACTGCGCGTTCGGCGTCGCCGTACGGGTGGTCGTACTCGGGCATTCGAACGCTGCAGACGCGAATCGCGTAGAACTGCTTCGGATACTCGTTTTTCTCGGCGTAGTACCGTCCCATGTCCTCGCCGTAAGCCTTCGTCATCCCGTAGAACGAGTCCGGCCGGACCGGGTCGGTGTGGTCTACGACCAAGTCGTCGTCGGGGTAGTAGATGTCCGGCGCGAACTCGTCTTCGTACCCGCCCATGACGTGGTTCGTAGAGAGGAAGACGAACGACTCCATCTCCGCCTCCCGGGCCGCCTCCAGCGCGTTGTACATCCCGACGATGTTCGGTTCGAAGACGTCGTCCCAACTGCCGTCGGTGTAGGGGTACGCCGCCATGTGGACCATCGCGTCG harbors:
- a CDS encoding NAD-dependent epimerase/dehydratase family protein → MDVLMTGVYGRCGTAVIDHLHDSDEYDFTYFNRSDRPEDHPYGGYDTVVGDVADGDALREAAEGHDAMVHMAAYPYTDGSWDDVFEPNIVGMYNALEAAREAEMESFVFLSTNHVMGGYEDEFAPDIYYPDDDLVVDHTDPVRPDSFYGMTKAYGEDMGRYYAEKNEYPKQFYAIRVCSVRMPEYDHPYGDAERAVDEGEMERGSDEYEETVARMKAMWQSRRDFAHQIDCCLQDDDVEFGIFSGVSDNRRRWYDLEHARARIGYNPQDDGEEWDSPPE